ATGTACTAAGAGAAGACCTCCTCATCCTGAGCAAGGAGAAAGGTAAGGTTGTAGGGAACCTGGTTATTAAGAGTGGTGATGACATTATAGACCTCAGCAGGATGGGTCATGGAGCTTACTCTATAGAGCCAACACCCGACCTCATAGAGTTCAGGGATGTAGACGCCGAGTATATACTAGTAGTGGAGAAGGATGCAGTATTCCAGCAGCTACATAGATACGGCTTCTGGAGAAAGCATAAGGCTATACTGGTTACTAGCGCCGGCCAGCCTGATAGAGCTACTAGACGCTTCGTTAGAAGGCTCAGTGATGAATTCAAGCTGCCAGTCTACGTGCTAACAGACAGCGACCCCTATGGATTCTACATTTACAGCGTCTTCAAGATTGGCAGTATAACACTCTCCTATGAGAGTGAGAGGCTTGCAACACCAAGTGCTAGATTCATAGGTGTAATGATGACCGACGTCTTCGGTGACAGTGTTTTCAGAGATATATTAAAGGAGAAGGATTCAAGGAAGATTATCTCATCGATAGCAGGCGACTTAAAGAGCCTTCAAAGCAAGAAGCCCTATCTAAGTGAAGCCGAGCGGAGAAACTATATTATTAGAGCTAAACTGAAAGACATTGAGAGAGCCGTAGAACTCGTAGGATACAATGTAGCGGAAGCATGCCTAGATAATACTGAGATTAAAAGCAAGCTGAAGAAGAAGGAGGGGGCTTCAGGCTACCCGTGGTTCCAGACACCAGAGTGGATTAGAGAACTCTGCGTATTCTTCAAGACGTTAAGCAAGCTTGAAATAGAAGCAATGGCTAGTAAAGGCCTGAGATTCCTTGCTGATGAATACATTCCAGGGAAGATATCTAGTGGCGACTGGCTTAGCTAACCACTTTTAAGCTAGCGTGAAGTCTAAGGAGACCTCAGGTGAGACAGGTTTTCTCATCTCTTCTTAATCAAACCCGTGGTCTCATCATCACGTTAAAAGCAGTGACTACAATCCTAATAAGTGTTACACGAGCTTAGAGAGGATGACTCGGCCATGGGCTACTGGATTGTAAAATGTAGTGAGTGCGGTGTAGAGCGGAAGCTACTAGTAGCATTCCCACTCAACAAGGAGTTTAAGAAACTATACCACTACTGCCCTAACTGCGGCAGGAACACCTTCCATGAAATACTGAGATACGTGGAAGAGTAGTATTCATGGATTTAATCCTGCCTCTAGAAGAGTAAAGGTTAGTGGCCGTAGGAGAAAACAGGTCTCGAGCTGACCCTGAGTGGTAGTGTCGCTTCAACCAGCGGGTATCCTTCAACCTCCTTCTCGAGTAGCTCTATGAATTCCTCGAGCTTCATTACTCTCTGGTCGTTACTCCTCCTGAATCTAACATTCACTGTACCGGTGGCTACTTCTCTCTCACCAACTACGATCATATAGGGGATCCACTCTCTCCCAGCATCTCTAATTTTTCTTCCAAGAGATTCATCTCTATCGTCGACGTCTACTCTGAAGCCTCTACGAGAGATCTCCTCGGCAATCTTAAAGGCTTGCTCGTTGAACGCTTTTGAGACAGGTATAATTCTCACTTGAATAGGGCTCATCCAGGTGGGTATGTAGGGTGTTTGCCCACTTGCCTCCATCTGGGCTGCTGTATCGAGAACCATGTATATGTATCTCTCTACGCCTCCGAGTATTGCTGTGTGAATTATAACCACGAAGTGCTTCTCTCCTTTTTCATCCACGTACGATATGTTGAATCTCTCCCCGTTCCCGACATCTATCTGGAATGTAGCGATCTCCCTAGGCCTCTTCAAGTTATCTATTATATGGTACTCAACGTTGAGAACCCAGTAGTATATACCTGAAGGTATCACAGATATGAGTACCGGGTAGCTCTCCCTTCTAACGAATTCTAGTAGTTTATCTCTGTGATCCCTTAGGAACCCCTCGGTTACATTGTATAATGCCACGTATCTCCGGCCGAGTTTTCCAGCCTCTTCATGTATTTTAGCCTGTACTCTCAGTGAAACTTCAACTGCCTCGCTGAGATTCCTTGTGAGTATGTGGAGGTCCGGCATATAGAATTTTCTGAGTCTAAAGCATAATGCTACTTCACCCTCTTGTTCAAGCCTGTAGCTGTCAGCTACCTCGAACATCCCGAAAGGTAGATCCTTATAGCTGATCACCCAGTCCCTGAGCATTGCAAACTGCTGATGGCAGGCAGCGTATCTAAGCACAAATCTATCTTCATCTACTCCAACCTCGTATAGTCTGTCCCCGAAGAGAACGGCGTGCTCGTAGACAGGTCTCTCCTTTAGATTAAACATATTGCTACCCATAACCTTGAAGACAGGTATCCCCAGGCTTCTCGCCACGCTCCACGAGTACCTGATAACAGACTCCATTATGGCTGCTGCATGAGGCCCGTACCTCATATGCCCATGGTCGCTCATGGGCTCCCATTCAAACCCGAACTTCCCACAGTACTCATTGACTTTGTTTTCGCCTCCAGGCAGCTCTCTTCCGAATACCTCTTTGTCTACGAGTACCTTGAGTTCAGGGTAGTTTGTGTAGTCGAAGCTGGAGGGGTCGTGGAGGGCGCCGTCAGGAGTCATAATGTAGAAGCGTTTTTCAATTACTCTTCTAGCTGTTGTAGCTGAACCTTTAATACTTCTTGAGAGCTCGCTTAAGGGATGCCCGTAGCATTCGAGAGTAAACGATTTATACCATCCGAATGGAGCCTTGTATACTCTTATGCCACTTCTACTCAGATTCTCGTAGAGCTCTCTAAGGATCTTCACAGCTTCGAATGGAGGGGCTAAGTCTTGTGATAAGTGAGCATACGGGTAGATTACTATTGAAGAAGCTTTAACCTGATTGTACACACTAGTGATCTCGCTGATGGCACTACTAATAGTGCTAGAGTCATCTCCTCTCTCAATACTCGTGAATACGATGAGAGCGTTCTCGAGACTCAAGTTTTTCTCTTCAACGGGCTCCGGCTCTTCTACAGCTGGCTCCAGCACCTCATAGCTGAATCGACGTGCATGGATTAAGAGTAGCCTCAAGAGGGGCACCTGAACTCAACGACGTTATCTTGATGAATAATTTACCAGGATATTTAAATACCCTGAGGGGCGCTTCTATTCCCAGATACCAGGGATACCTGCCTGCTCCTTCAAGATTTAAAATGAGTGTTTGCAATAGATTACCATGGGGCTTGAAACTCAATGCCTGAGGGTAGTAATCCTGGTAAGGAGCAGTCTACTGGGTTTATCTCTGTTAGAGATATACCTGGGGTAGGCTCAACGATAGCTGAGAAACTAGAGGCAGCCGGATATCTCTCAGCTTGGAGTGTTGTAGTAGCCCGTGCTGAAGAGCTGGCTGAGAAAACAGGGCTCCCGCTTCTAACAGCCCAGAAGATCATTGAAAATGCTAGGAAGATACTTGGTATAACATTTAAGACGGCTAGGGAGGTTAAGCAGGAGAGAATGAATGTAAGAAAGATTACAACTGGAAGTAAGAGTCTCGACGAGCTCCTCGGCGGCGGCATAGAGACTAAGACTATAACAGAGTTCTTCGGGGAGTACGGCTCCGGTAAAACTCAGATCTGCCATCAGCTAAGCGTTAACGTGCAGCTGCCCTTCGAGAAAGGCGGGCTGGAGGGTAGAGCAGTCTACATTGACACTGAGGGAACCTTCCGCTGGGAGAGAATTGAAGCTATGGCTAAAGCTCTTGGACTAGACCCTGAAACCGTAATGGATAACATATACTACATGAGAGCGTATAACAGCGAGCATCAGATCTCAATAGTCGACGAGCTCTTCACTTTCATCCCTAAGAATAACGTGAAGCTAGTGGTGCTAGATAGTGTTACAAGCCACTTTAGAGCTGAGTACCCTGGTAGAGAACACCTGGCTGAACGCCAGCAGAAGCTTAACTCGCATCTCCACCAGTTAATGAGGTTGGCTGAAGCCTACAATATTGCAGTAGTCGTCACTAATCAAGTCATGGCTAGACCCGACGTCTTCTACGGTGACCCCACGACAGCTGTAGGCGGCCACGTTCTAGCGCACACGCCTGGTGTGAGAGTACAATTAAGGAAGTCGAGGGGTAATAAGAGGATAGCTAGAGTAGTTGATGCCCCGCACCTCCCAGAGGGTGAAGCTGTCTTCGTGATCTCCGAGGAGGGGATTAGGGACTCAGAAGAGGAGTAAAGCCTAGTAGAACTCCTAGTAGAGCCAGTAATACAGTGTCGCCTAAAAGCATAAATGTAAGCGTGCCTACCAGCAGTGGTATCATGAAGGGGATACCATAGGACACCCATATATACGTATCCCGGGAGACAAGATTTTTCTCAACTAGCTCTCTGAGAGTCTCTTTATGAGCGTTTAAATCCTCCCTTATATCGTAGTGGAGCCTGTAGACGGCTTCAACTCCTCTACCTCCAGCCTGCAGGAGAACCAGCGGATAGTAGAAATCTGAGTTAACGAAATCCCCGATAGTCATGGGCTTAGCGATGAACGGGTAAACTAACCTGTACTTTAATGGAATATTCTTCAGTAGTTCACTGTATCTTACAGTAGTGTAGAAGCCGTGTAGAAGCGATAACACTACGACAGATAGAGCTGAATACATAGTGATAGAGTAAATAGGAGGTAGAAGGCTTCTAGTCTGGAGGCCAGTTGGTGATGGGTTAGGGTACAGCATGGTTAGCGCTGCCACAACGAGTACATCTCCTTCACCCATTGAGCCGGCTGCATGCATTAAAGCGAAGACTGCTGGTACAATCGCTGAGAAAGCGGTATAATACGGGTTCAAGCCTTCCACAAGCACTGTGAACGCGAGGAAGACTACTGAACCACCAATAAACAAGTAGACTAGATTATCGCTGACCTCACGCCTCCTATAATCCTGCACTGAGAATACGGTTAGAAATGTGAGAGCGTAGACCGCTTTCAGCACTTCGAGTAAACTTAACGTGTAATTCATACCAATCCCTGTAATACGGGTTCACGGGAGTATAGCTAGCTACGAGTCTATTCTAGGAGGGATATATATTCTAGCACTTCGAGTTAACATTTCATAGGAAGCCTTGACTGGTGGATACCTTGGAGATTAGGGAGGCTCAGGAGCACATTAAACGGTTATACTATGAGAGGGATAGCCATAGAGGTGTCTTCGCAACCTTCACATGGTTCACAGAAGAAGTAGGGGAGCTGGCTGAAGCAGTACTTAAAATGGAGAGGAGAATGCTCGAGGAGGAGCTGGCTGATGTCTTCGCATGGCTGTTAAGCATAGCAAACCTCGTTGACGTGGACTTAGAGGAAGCCTTTAAAAGAAAGTATACTAGCCTCGAAAACTCTTAATAGCTTTCACAATCTCGGCTCCTTTAACCGGCTCCTCCTCCATAATAGTCCCTGTGACAATAATGTCGGCTCCAGCTTTCAGGAGCTCCAGGGCTATCTCAGGAGTCCTCACGCCCCCGCCTACAGTGACTACCAGGTTAGAGTACTTTTTAACAAGTCTTGGGAACACTGGGGGGATAGGCTCTCTAGCACCGCTTCCAGCCTCCAGGTACAGTACTTTAAGCCCCATCATCTCTGCTGCGAGAGCGTAGGCTACAGCTAGCTCCGGCTTAGAGTAGGGTATGGATTGAACCCTGCCTACATGCCCTACCGCTGTATCAGCATTGAAGACTATGTAGCCTGTTGGAATGGATTCCAACCCATACTTACGTATAATTGGGGCAGCCTGAATCTGCGCTTGAATCAGGTAGTATGGTTCTAGAGTATTCATTAGGATCATAAAGAGAACAGCATCAGCCTTAGGGGTTAGGCAGTTGAGGTTACCAGGGAAGACTATCACCGGGAGCCCGGTTTTCTTGAGTACCTCTGCTGCTGCCCCGGCTTCCTCAGGCGTGACCCCAATACTCCCCCCGATTAGAAATGCATCAGTGCCTGCGCTGCTGGCTTCATCAGCAAGCTTCTCAAGCCTCTCCAAGTCCGCGACTTTATCAGGGTCTATGAGAGTGAAGTGTAGTTTCTCTCCTCGAGCAATCTTCCCAGTAATATAATTGAATACCCGGCCACTCATTCCCTTCCCTCTTCGCTCTCAGAGGACTCCCCGGCTTCAGGGAGCACGTATTTAACTGTGATCTTTCCTTCCTCGTAGAGATCCACGAACTTATTGTATACGTCTGAGGCCTGGTAGAGTGAAGGAACACTCTCGAACTCGTAGTATAAGCCGCACTTACTACAGGATACTATAGCTCTCCTCGTAGAACCCTCCTTCTTGAATACTACTGAGAGAGAACGAGATCCGCAGCTTGGGCACTCGAATACCAGGGGCATTTTAATAGTCTTCTTAACAATCCTTCTCCTCTTTTTCCTCCTACCCATGATGCCACACCAATCCACTTAATACAGCTTATTTACTAGAGACACGAATTTATACTTCTACAACACCTGCATGCTGGGATTACTTGAGTAGTCTTCTAAGAGTCCTCGAGAAACCCTGGGATAGAATCTCTCTTACAATCCCTACAGCATCGGATTCACCAACCTCTAAATTCCTGTAGAGGTTTCTTCTAAGAGCTACTTCAAGCCCTAGAAGGTGCTTGCAGTAGGGGTATGAGCTCCTCGAGACTACTCTCACAGAGAAATCCATGCAGCTACAGTAGGTTCCCGGTATGACGACGTAATCGCTTCGAGGACCCATGTAAACCCATATATCCCTGTCTCCAGGAGTCTTCAGCCTAACAAACCTGTGCTCGTAGACTAGCGGTAGTACACTTCTCGCCTCTACACCTCTAGATGCATCCTCCTCCAGCTTTAAACGCGTATCTTTGACATCCACTAGAACCCACATCCAGTAGGCTTAATGGGCCCGCGGGGATTTGAACCCCGGGTCACGGGGAGTCCCGCCCTTCTTCAGCGGTGTGGGTCCCGAACCCCGCATCCTAGTCCAGGCTAGACGACGGGCCCAATCCAACTCTCTGTCTCCCTTGGAAACGCTTAAATATCTTTATACTTAACTCTCCCCGCGTGGCTATGCGTGAATGCTATACTGTTCTACCTAGATGGAGTGAAGTGTAGTCTTCTACCCCACGGTGGAGTTCCCCAGGCTACTCTAGGTGTAGTGGAGGCTCGATATATTAAGTCTTAGGTTCAAGGTAATAGTTGATTATAGAGTGCACTTGGTGGTAGCAGTGGTTAAAATCCTTGTGGATTTAGCTAGAAGCCCTCACGTATCACTGAGTAGGCAGGATGCTATAAGACTGCTCAGCGAGCTTGCATCAATACGTTTTACAAGGGATCTCGAGGAGGCTTTAAGAATAGTGAGGAACTTCGAGGAGTACCTGAGGTACTCTAGGAGGAAGTTCGAGGAGTACATTAATATCCCTAAGGATCCAAGGGATGTTCTCGCTGGAAGAGTATTCATTCATAGAGTCAGGTTGTTCGTGGAAAACAGCGAGGAGATGGTTGAAATAGTATTTGATCGGAGAGTAAGTCTTGACGTAATTACTTCAGTATTAAGGAACCTAGGTTTCAGCGAGATAGTTGTCGAGGAGCAGAAGGTGTAAGCGGAGGGGCAGGGCGTTATTTGGTTGTAGAGTGCTAGGTTCAAATACAGCTGGCTGTAATACACTACTGAGGGATGAGTTATGCAGCCTGAGTTAGAGTTAAATGAAGAAATCCTCTCCAAGCTGGATTATAGTGAAGCATATAAGCTGCTTGTGACTACTGAGTCAAGAAAGTTGAGCAGCGTCTTCGAGACAGCTAGAAGAGTTCTAAGCATACAGCCGCATCCAGATGACACTGACCTCGCTGCCGGCGGCTTAATCGCCAAGCTCGCTAAGCGGGGGTGTGAAGTAATCTATGCTACAATGACAGACGGCAGGCTTGGAACAAGTGACCCCGAGTTATACCCTGAGAAACTTGCATTCATTAGAATGGAGGAGCAGAAGAAGGCTGCCGAGATCCTAGGGGTAAAGAGGCTTATATGGTTGAACTACAGGGATTCAGAGCTTGAGGTGACTGAGGAGGCACGGAGCAGGCTTATAACCCTGATAAGAGAGCTACAGCCTGATGTAGTATTAACAGTCGACCCTTGGCTAACGTATGAAGCACACCCTGATCACATTGCGACAGGCCTCCTTGCTGTCCAGGCAGTAATCTTCGCCGGGCTCCCCCATGTTAATCCAGGTGATATAAGAGCTGGTCTTAAACCTCATGCAACACCATACATAGCATTCTACTGGACTAGAAAGCCGAACGTGTACGTGGATATAACAGACTACATGGATGTGAAGTTAAAGGCTGTTGCATCTCATGTAAGCCAGTATCCGCCTGGAGGATTCAGGGAGCTGGAGGGTCTTCTGAGAGTATACTCTAGGCTTATGGGTAGGAGGATAGGAGTCCTCTATGCTGAGGCATTCAAAGTAGTATCACCGAGGCATCTGCATATCAGCTTCTACACCGAGGACTTGTAAAGTGAAAACAAGTAGGATGACATTCTATGAAATGATGAAATAAGGTTTACCTGAAGCCAGACTACCCTTGGCCCCTGGTTTTTCAGCTCTTACTCTTCCCTTTCTTCTCTTTACTCTTCTTACTTTTGCTTTTACTCCTGGTTTTCTCGGTCTTTTTCCCGGTTTTCTTCTCCTTTTTCTTCGCTTTCCCGGTCTTTTCTTTCTTTTTCTTCTCCTTCTTAGATGGCTTTTTAGCAGGCTTTGCTACATGCTTCTTAGCTTCCTGCTTCACTAGGCTTTTAAGCTCTTCTATACTGGCCTCCCCTCTAAGTATTCTCCGCCAGAGCTTTGTGACACCTATAAGTAGCTTCAACTGCTCTAATCGTATCTCTCCACCTTCCTCCTCTTCCTCCTCGTACTCCTCCTCGATCCTCTCTTCTAATTCCTCGGGTACCTCCTCGTCGCTGAATAGAGGCATGCCTGCCCACCTATCCTGTAAGCGTATCTGGCTTGTTCACAGGACTACCTGTTATACCT
This window of the Desulfurococcus sp. genome carries:
- a CDS encoding DNA topoisomerase IV subunit A — translated: MVSKTDVEARRKAAELIRESLLRIAREIEEEKPPALIMPKRTLSNTIYDYKNKILLLGPETLRRSFADANEAKKFMQTILMASIIHESLVSNEYPTIRDLYYRGKHSITYRSGGKIIHENTWDEQKESDGVIRDLEVYLDVLREDLLILSKEKGKVVGNLVIKSGDDIIDLSRMGHGAYSIEPTPDLIEFRDVDAEYILVVEKDAVFQQLHRYGFWRKHKAILVTSAGQPDRATRRFVRRLSDEFKLPVYVLTDSDPYGFYIYSVFKIGSITLSYESERLATPSARFIGVMMTDVFGDSVFRDILKEKDSRKIISSIAGDLKSLQSKKPYLSEAERRNYIIRAKLKDIERAVELVGYNVAEACLDNTEIKSKLKKKEGASGYPWFQTPEWIRELCVFFKTLSKLEIEAMASKGLRFLADEYIPGKISSGDWLS
- a CDS encoding threonine--tRNA ligase; the encoded protein is MRLLLIHARRFSYEVLEPAVEEPEPVEEKNLSLENALIVFTSIERGDDSSTISSAISEITSVYNQVKASSIVIYPYAHLSQDLAPPFEAVKILRELYENLSRSGIRVYKAPFGWYKSFTLECYGHPLSELSRSIKGSATTARRVIEKRFYIMTPDGALHDPSSFDYTNYPELKVLVDKEVFGRELPGGENKVNEYCGKFGFEWEPMSDHGHMRYGPHAAAIMESVIRYSWSVARSLGIPVFKVMGSNMFNLKERPVYEHAVLFGDRLYEVGVDEDRFVLRYAACHQQFAMLRDWVISYKDLPFGMFEVADSYRLEQEGEVALCFRLRKFYMPDLHILTRNLSEAVEVSLRVQAKIHEEAGKLGRRYVALYNVTEGFLRDHRDKLLEFVRRESYPVLISVIPSGIYYWVLNVEYHIIDNLKRPREIATFQIDVGNGERFNISYVDEKGEKHFVVIIHTAILGGVERYIYMVLDTAAQMEASGQTPYIPTWMSPIQVRIIPVSKAFNEQAFKIAEEISRRGFRVDVDDRDESLGRKIRDAGREWIPYMIVVGEREVATGTVNVRFRRSNDQRVMKLEEFIELLEKEVEGYPLVEATLPLRVSSRPVFSYGH
- the radA gene encoding DNA repair and recombination protein RadA, producing the protein MPEGSNPGKEQSTGFISVRDIPGVGSTIAEKLEAAGYLSAWSVVVARAEELAEKTGLPLLTAQKIIENARKILGITFKTAREVKQERMNVRKITTGSKSLDELLGGGIETKTITEFFGEYGSGKTQICHQLSVNVQLPFEKGGLEGRAVYIDTEGTFRWERIEAMAKALGLDPETVMDNIYYMRAYNSEHQISIVDELFTFIPKNNVKLVVLDSVTSHFRAEYPGREHLAERQQKLNSHLHQLMRLAEAYNIAVVVTNQVMARPDVFYGDPTTAVGGHVLAHTPGVRVQLRKSRGNKRIARVVDAPHLPEGEAVFVISEEGIRDSEEE
- a CDS encoding prepilin peptidase, which gives rise to MNYTLSLLEVLKAVYALTFLTVFSVQDYRRREVSDNLVYLFIGGSVVFLAFTVLVEGLNPYYTAFSAIVPAVFALMHAAGSMGEGDVLVVAALTMLYPNPSPTGLQTRSLLPPIYSITMYSALSVVVLSLLHGFYTTVRYSELLKNIPLKYRLVYPFIAKPMTIGDFVNSDFYYPLVLLQAGGRGVEAVYRLHYDIREDLNAHKETLRELVEKNLVSRDTYIWVSYGIPFMIPLLVGTLTFMLLGDTVLLALLGVLLGFTPLLSP
- a CDS encoding nucleotide pyrophosphohydrolase; amino-acid sequence: MEIREAQEHIKRLYYERDSHRGVFATFTWFTEEVGELAEAVLKMERRMLEEELADVFAWLLSIANLVDVDLEEAFKRKYTSLENS
- a CDS encoding geranylgeranylglyceryl/heptaprenylglyceryl phosphate synthase, with the translated sequence MSGRVFNYITGKIARGEKLHFTLIDPDKVADLERLEKLADEASSAGTDAFLIGGSIGVTPEEAGAAAEVLKKTGLPVIVFPGNLNCLTPKADAVLFMILMNTLEPYYLIQAQIQAAPIIRKYGLESIPTGYIVFNADTAVGHVGRVQSIPYSKPELAVAYALAAEMMGLKVLYLEAGSGAREPIPPVFPRLVKKYSNLVVTVGGGVRTPEIALELLKAGADIIVTGTIMEEEPVKGAEIVKAIKSFRG
- a CDS encoding SWIM zinc finger family protein; amino-acid sequence: MDVKDTRLKLEEDASRGVEARSVLPLVYEHRFVRLKTPGDRDIWVYMGPRSDYVVIPGTYCSCMDFSVRVVSRSSYPYCKHLLGLEVALRRNLYRNLEVGESDAVGIVREILSQGFSRTLRRLLK
- a CDS encoding PIG-L family deacetylase, translating into MQPELELNEEILSKLDYSEAYKLLVTTESRKLSSVFETARRVLSIQPHPDDTDLAAGGLIAKLAKRGCEVIYATMTDGRLGTSDPELYPEKLAFIRMEEQKKAAEILGVKRLIWLNYRDSELEVTEEARSRLITLIRELQPDVVLTVDPWLTYEAHPDHIATGLLAVQAVIFAGLPHVNPGDIRAGLKPHATPYIAFYWTRKPNVYVDITDYMDVKLKAVASHVSQYPPGGFRELEGLLRVYSRLMGRRIGVLYAEAFKVVSPRHLHISFYTEDL